Proteins encoded by one window of Halosolutus amylolyticus:
- the rdfA gene encoding rod-determining factor RdfA: MTESSTSRSADESCGCKLGRVAAAYDLAGLDDDLVASWTGTGDEQYSTRELATRVNQRVLEAALDEAGVALKDGEVENTYRLLTDDDVTSGTRVQTRNELEREGVPIEDVESDFVSHQTVYNHLTDCLEASLEEPDDEERLERATEKLGALQNRTAVVTEDTIAQLERNDVVDIGEFDVLVSVTVTCQECQQQYTVRELLDERGCGCDRT, encoded by the coding sequence GTGACCGAATCATCCACATCCCGATCGGCGGACGAGTCGTGCGGCTGCAAACTCGGCCGAGTGGCGGCGGCGTACGATCTCGCGGGGCTCGACGACGACCTCGTCGCGTCCTGGACCGGCACCGGCGACGAACAGTACAGCACCCGGGAACTGGCGACGCGGGTAAACCAGCGCGTTCTCGAGGCGGCACTCGACGAGGCCGGCGTGGCGCTCAAGGACGGCGAAGTCGAGAACACGTATCGGCTGCTCACCGACGACGACGTCACCAGCGGGACGCGCGTCCAGACCCGGAACGAACTCGAGCGCGAGGGGGTCCCGATCGAGGACGTCGAGTCGGACTTCGTCTCCCACCAGACCGTCTACAATCACCTGACGGACTGTCTCGAGGCGTCACTCGAGGAACCCGACGACGAGGAACGCCTCGAGCGGGCCACGGAGAAACTCGGCGCGCTCCAGAACCGAACTGCGGTGGTGACGGAGGATACGATCGCACAACTCGAACGCAACGACGTCGTCGACATCGGAGAGTTCGACGTACTCGTCTCCGTCACGGTGACCTGCCAGGAGTGCCAGCAACAGTACACGGTCAGGGAACTGCTCGACGAACGGGGCTGTGGCTGTGATCGCACGTGA
- a CDS encoding TraB domain-containing protein, whose translation MTQTGTLTFVPSVHFSPTHRRRVRETIREVDPDVVAVELDARRFERLDRNGRSTPFDLAQELPPPTAAAYATLRALQRTVVRLYGLDPTKTDMETAIETAAELDADVALIDDPLVDTLDALGRRVGIETLPKMLVRAQLMSPEDYARGVEAMTTSFADVEHGDDVQPMIDHVRRLLPEVAEVLIDRRDRSMAARLHRLRSEGHDVVAVVGAGHHNGIRRVLEDLERESADPDVVVPIETPSRSVTRIPID comes from the coding sequence ATGACCCAAACTGGCACCCTCACGTTCGTCCCGAGCGTCCACTTCTCGCCGACCCACCGGAGACGGGTCCGCGAGACGATTCGCGAGGTCGACCCCGACGTCGTCGCCGTCGAACTCGACGCGCGACGCTTCGAACGACTCGATCGGAACGGGCGGTCGACACCGTTCGACCTGGCCCAGGAACTGCCGCCACCGACCGCGGCCGCGTACGCGACGCTGCGGGCCCTCCAGCGAACCGTCGTCCGACTGTACGGGCTCGACCCCACGAAGACCGATATGGAGACCGCGATCGAAACCGCCGCGGAACTGGACGCCGACGTCGCGCTGATCGACGATCCGCTAGTGGACACGCTCGACGCGCTCGGACGGCGCGTGGGGATCGAGACGCTGCCGAAGATGCTGGTCCGCGCACAGCTGATGAGTCCCGAGGACTACGCCAGAGGGGTCGAGGCGATGACGACGTCGTTCGCGGACGTCGAGCACGGCGACGACGTCCAGCCGATGATCGACCACGTTCGACGGCTCCTGCCGGAAGTCGCCGAGGTGCTGATCGACCGCCGGGACCGATCGATGGCGGCCCGCCTCCACCGGCTTCGCAGCGAGGGCCACGACGTCGTCGCCGTCGTCGGTGCGGGCCACCACAACGGGATCCGGCGGGTACTCGAGGACCTCGAACGCGAATCCGCCGATCCCGACGTGGTCGTGCCGATCGAGACGCCCTCGCGATCGGTGACGCGGATCCCGATCGACTGA
- a CDS encoding DUF3006 domain-containing protein: MPALTPMTRRSIVRTLGASACATMIATTSVGARTDSDRTTDDDESTAAERYVAVVDRIVDGRHVVLLLEEEGKLVDQHVEPASEMPDVEEGDVLHVVVKDGDLCTYQHLPERPGEPADSDGIPVAPDPGGGS; this comes from the coding sequence ATGCCAGCACTCACCCCGATGACTCGACGATCGATCGTTCGAACGCTCGGCGCTTCGGCCTGCGCGACGATGATCGCCACGACGAGCGTCGGCGCGCGCACGGATTCCGATCGGACGACCGACGACGACGAATCGACCGCCGCGGAGCGGTACGTCGCCGTCGTCGATCGGATCGTCGACGGCAGACACGTGGTCCTCCTGCTCGAGGAGGAGGGAAAGCTCGTCGACCAACACGTCGAACCGGCGTCGGAGATGCCCGACGTCGAGGAGGGCGATGTCCTGCACGTCGTCGTCAAAGACGGCGATCTCTGCACGTATCAGCACCTCCCGGAACGGCCCGGTGAGCCCGCAGACTCCGACGGTATCCCCGTGGCTCCCGACCCGGGCGGGGGCTCCTGA